The Magnolia sinica isolate HGM2019 chromosome 9, MsV1, whole genome shotgun sequence genome contains a region encoding:
- the LOC131254711 gene encoding uncharacterized protein LOC131254711: MTYRLQQRRILSNIIRTTLSVASSPRPSPCPRPFLEKQEVIIEKAVRNKHKCVTIVKGLELFGVKLSEASKKLGKKFARVGICT, from the exons ATGACGTATCGTCTCCAGCAACGGCGCATCCTCTCTAACATCATCAGAACCACTCTAAGTGTGGCCAGCAGCCCCCGCCCTTCACCTTGTCCCCGGCCATTTCTG GAGAAACAAGAAGTTATCATCGAAAAGGCTGTTCGAAATAAACACAAATGTGTCACAATTGTGAAAGGCCTTGAACTCTTTG GTGTTAAACTGAGCGAGGCTTCAAAGAAGCTTGGAAAAAAATTTGCAAGGGTGG GTATTTGCACTTGA